The following coding sequences lie in one Drosophila sulfurigaster albostrigata strain 15112-1811.04 chromosome 2R, ASM2355843v2, whole genome shotgun sequence genomic window:
- the LOC133839145 gene encoding phosphatidylserine decarboxylase proenzyme, mitochondrial, whose product MVSYFVPRGRYLLKAGNVRKALQQEQPKNAVQQQQQQHGNWSMLRHFRQSSQVAKAKPQQQQQQHQQQPQRVRPATTTQLQVRRNMFARWTGFLLRWAPMGLCVFGAIEWQFHKYSTVNDGNTPHTASQFQSMVYCSLPLRIISRCWGWLASCYMPNVMRPYVYGWYSQMFNVNISEAQYPDYSHYNSMAEFFTRPLREGARLIDAKAPLVSPADGKVLHFGSASDSRIEQVKGVNYSIEDFLGPLQTVEQSKEAAASYANALKQQRDGSTELYQCVIYLAPGDYHRFHSAAAWEPTVRRHFSGELLSVSPKVAGWLPGLFCLNERVVYMGKWQHGFFSYTAVGATNVGSVEIYMDADLKTNRWTGFNVGAHPPSTYEYEEKELKDVAQKFNKGDLVGQFNMGSTIVLLFEAPKNFQFDIEAGQKISVGQSLGHLV is encoded by the coding sequence ATGGTCTCATATTTTGTGCCGCGCGGGCGCTATTTACTCAAGGCTGGCAATGTGAGGAAAGCGCTCCAACAGGAACAGCCTAAGAATGCagttcaacagcagcagcagcagcatggcAATTGGTCAATGCTACGACACTTCCGACAGTCCTCGCAGGTGGCCAAGGcaaagccacaacaacaacaacagcaacatcagcagcaaccacaacgtGTTcgaccagcaacaacaacacagctgCAAGTCAGGCGCAACATGTTTGCACGCTGGACCGGCTTCTTGTTGCGTTGGGCACCCATGGGACTTTGCGTGTTTGGCGCCATCGAATGGCAATTTCACAAATATTCCACCGTCAATGATGGCAACACTCCGCACACAGCTTCGCAGTTCCAGTCGATGGTCTACTGTTCGCTGCCGTTGCGCATAATCAGTCGCTGCTGGGGATGGTTGGCCTCCTGCTACATGCCGAATGTGATGCGTCCCTATGTTTATGGCTGGTACTCGCAAATGTTTAATGTGAACATCAGTGAGGCACAGTATCCGGACTATAGTCACTACAACAGCATGGCCGAGTTCTTCACGCGCCCACTCAGGGAAGGTGCTCGTCTCATCGATGCCAAGGCGCCACTTGTGTCCCCTGCCGATGGCAAAGTGTTGCACTTTGGCAGCGCGTCCGATTCGCGCATTGAGCAGGTGAAAGGCGTCAATTATAGCATCGAGGATTTCCTGGGACCGCTGCAGACGGTCGAGCAATCCAAGGAGGCAGCCGCTAGCTATGCCAACGCATTGAAACAGCAGCGCGATGGCAGCACAGAGCTCTATCAATGCGTCATCTACTTGGCACCCGGAGATTATCACCGCTTTCATTCAGCCGCCGCCTGGGAGCCGACGGTGCGACGTCACTTCTCCGGCGAACTCTTATCAGTGAGCCCCAAAGTCGCGGGTTGGCTGCCTGGCTTGTTCTGTCTCAATGAGCGCGTTGTCTACATGGGCAAATGGCAGCATGGTTTCTTCAGCTACACCGCTGTGGGAGCCACCAATGTGGGCAGCGTTGAGATCTATATGGATGCGGACTTGAAGACAAATCGCTGGACAGGCTTCAATGTGGGCGCCCATCCACCCAGCACCTACGAATACGAAGAGAAGGAACTGAAGGATGTGGCACAAAAGTTCAACAAGGGAGATCTGGTGGGACAGTTCAACATGGGCAGCAccattgtgttgttgttcgaGGCACCAAAGAACTTCCAGTTCGATATTGAGGCAGGTCAGAAGATCAGCGTCGGTCAATCCTTGGGACATCTGGTCTGA